The following coding sequences are from one Ornithodoros turicata isolate Travis chromosome 1, ASM3712646v1, whole genome shotgun sequence window:
- the LOC135378713 gene encoding kunitz-type serine protease inhibitor 2-like: MKAILVIALIVCLVAESYAAIPLRQACLLPPETGLCKARIPRYHYSRAAGTCQEFIYGGCGGNANNFRSLRECLAACSGTRG, from the exons ATGAAGGCTATCCTGGTGATCGCTCTGATCGTTTGCCTCGTTGCAG AATCATACGCGGCAATTCCACTACGGCAAGCCTGCCTGCTTCCACCAGAGACTGGACTGTGTAAGGCTCGCATCCCGAGGTACCACTACAGTCGGGCTGCTGGCACTTGCCAAGAGTTCATATACGGTGGTTGTGGTGGCAACGCAAACAACTTCAGGTCACTCAGGGAGTGTTTGGCTGCTTGCTCAG GCACCAGAGGTTGA